The segment GGCTGCAGCTGTTGCTGCTCACGAATGTGGTCATGCCGTTCAACATGCCCAAGCTTATGCACCATTAACATTAAGAAGTAAGCTTGTACCTATTGTCTCATTCTCATCTCGTTGGATTACTTGGCTACTTTTGATAGGGATACTTACTATCCAAACTTTTCCTCAGTTTCTATTAGCTGGTATCATTCTCTTTGCAACAACTACCTTATTTAGTTTTGTGACTTTACCCGTAGAGATTGATGCAAGTCGTAGAGCTTTAGTTTGGTTGAGAGGTGCAGGTATTACTAATAATTTTAATCAAGATAAAGCAAGCAGTGCTTTAAGAGCAGCTGCTTATACTTATGTAGTAGCTGCATTAAGTTCTTTGGCTACTCTTATCTATTATGTTATGATATTTATGGGCAGAAGAGATTAAAAGTAAAATTGAAATTAAATATTGAAAAGGATGACACACATTGTTGTAGTCATCCTTTTTTATTGACTTTACCTGACATTTTGACTACTATGAAATAAGTAGATTATTTCCTATTTAATATATTTGGTCGGTGTCATGTTCCTATCATGACACCGACATGACGATACGATGACACCGATATGTTATCATCTTGTCGGTGTTAAAATAAGCAGGAGCCAAAGTTCTTTTATCCCTAAAAAATAGTATCATATATAGATTTGATCTATTATGTTATTAATAATCAAATGATTATTTTGTTTATTACTTTGTGAAAGCAATAAAGTATTGCAAGTATAAAACTTTAAAATATGCTTTTATCAATTATTTCAACTAAATTTGTAATTCGAAAAATATTATAAAAGTTATGGCAGCAAAACCAGGTATACCAAAAGGAACAAGAGATTTCTCGCCAGCAGAAATGGCGAAGCGTAATTATATTTTTGATACAATTCGTAACGTATATCATCTTTATGGTTTTCAGCAGATAGAAACTCCTGCAATGGAGAATCTTTCTACTTTAATGGGAAAATATGGTGATGAAGGAGATAAGCTTCTATTCAAAATACAGAATTCAGGAGATTATTTTTCTAAATTGACTGATGAAGAATTACTAAGTAGAGATGCCGCAAAATTAGCAAGTAAGTTTTGTGAAAAAGGATTGCGTTACGATTTAACAGTACCATTTGCTCGTTATGTTGTAATGCATCGTAATGAGATAACCTTCCCTTTCAAGCGCTATCAAATTCAGCCTGTTTGGAGAGCTGATAGACCACAAAAAGGTAGATACCGTGAATTCTATCAATGTGATGCCGATGTTGTAGGTAGCGATTCTCTATTGAATGAAATAGAGTTGATGGAAATAGTAGATACTGTTTTTACCAAGTTTGACATTCGTGTATGCATCAAAATTAATAATAGAAAGATTTTATCAGGAATTGCCGAAGTAATTGGAGAATCTGATAAAATCGTTGATATAACAGTTGCAATTGACAAGCTTGATAAAGTGGGCTTGGATAATGTAAATAAAGAATTATCAGAAAAAGGTATTTCTGATGAAGCGATAGCCAAGCTTCAACCGATAATCAATTTATCTGGTACAAATGCAGAAAAACTAACTGTCTTGAAAGATGTTTTGGCTAGTAGTGAGATCGGTTTAAAAGGTGTTGAAGAGAGTCAATTCATCTTAGAAGCTCTAAGTACATTAGAGCTTAAAAATGAGATTGAATTGGATCTTACTTTAGCTAGAGGCTTAAATTACTATACTGGAGCTATTTTTGAAGTGAAAGCTTTGGATGTGGAAATAGGAAGTATAACAGGTGGTGGTCGTTATGATAACCTGACAGGAGTATTTGGTTTAAAAGATGTTTCTGGAGTAGGTATCTCTTTTGGCGCTGATCGTATTTATGATGTACTCAATCAATTAGAGTTATACCCTAAAGATGCTTTATTTGGCAGTCAACTTCTATTTATTAACTTTGGTGAAAAAGAAGCAGCATATTGCTTGAAAGTTTTAACTAAGGTCAGAAAAGCAGGAATTAGAGCCGAAATATATCCTGATTTTGGAGCAAAAATGAAGAAACAAATGACTTATGCCAATAATAACCAGGTTGCTTTTGTTGCAATGGTTGGTGAAAATGAAATGGCTGAAGGTAAAATTTCTTTGAAAAATATGGAAACAGGCGAACAAAAGGCTGTTACTATAGAAGAGTTGGTAAATATTATTAAGAAATAAATATAGATCTATTCTTAGATTAGAAAGCGAGTACGTGCACGTACTCGCTTTTTTTGTCTTTATGCGGACAAATTGGCAGGGTAAAAGTGACATTGTCGATACTAATTTAGAATGGCACACTTTTAGCAATATATAATAACAGAAACAGAAAATGTTTAACTATTAAATAAAATACAAGATTATGAATATTAAACCTTTGGCAGATAGAGTGTTGATACTCCCTGCACCTGCAGAAGAAAAGACAGTTGGCGGTATCATTATTCCTGATACAGCAAAAGAAAAACCTCTTAAAGGTGAAGTGATAGCTGTTGGTCAAGGTACTAAAGACGAAGAAATGGTGTTAAAAGTTGGTAACACTGTACTATATGGTAAATATGCTGGTACAACATTAGAGCATGAAGGAAAAGAATACCTTATCATGCGTCAAAGTGATGTAGTAGCAATCATTGGTTAATAAACATCGTTCATAATTTAAAAAGTAATCAAAATGGCTAAAGAAATTTTATTCAATATTGATGCTCGTGATCAACTAAAACAAGGTGTTGACGCGCTAGCTGATGCTGTAAAAGTAACACTAGGACCAAAAGGTCGTAACGTAATTATCGAAAAGAAATTTGGTGCACCTCATATTACTAAAGATGGTGTAACAGTAGCAAAAGAAGTAGAACTAGAAGATGCTTATCAAAATACAGGTGCTCAACTTGTAAAAGAGGTAGCTTCTAAAACTGGTGATGATGCTGGTGATGGTACAACTACAGCTACTGTACTTGCTCAAGCAATTGTAGCAGAAGGAGTAAAGAATGTTACAGCTGGAGCAAATCCAATGGATCTTAAGAGAGGTATTGATAAGGCTGTTGCAAAAGTTGTAGAATCTATCAAAAGTCAAGCTATTCAAGTTGATGATAATTATGATAGTGTGGAACAAGTTGCTACAGTATCTGCCAATAACGACGAACTAATTGGTAAATTAATTGCTGATGCTGTTCGTAAAGTTTCTAAAGATGGTGTTATTACTATCGAAGAAGCTAAGAGTATGGATACATCAATAGGCATTGTTGAAGGTATGCAATTTGATCGTGGTTATCTTTCTCCATATTTTGTAACAAATACAGAAAAGATGGAGTGTGAAATGGAAAACCCATACATCTTAATTTACGATAAGAAGATTTCTAACTTAAAAGAATTCTTACCTATTCTAGAACCAGCAGTTCAGTCAGGTCGTCCTCTTCTTGTTATTGCTGAAGATGTTGATAGTGAAGCTTTAACCACACTTGTAGTAAACCGTCTTCGTTCACAATTAAAAATCTGTGCTGTTAAAGCTCCAGGTTTTGGCGATAGAAGAAAAGAAATGCTTGAAGATATTGCTATTCTTACAGGTGGTATTGTTATAAGTGAAGAAAAAGGACTTAAACTAGAACAAGCAACTGTTGAAATGTTGGGTTCTACTGAAAAAGTAACTGTTTCAAAAGACAATACAACTATTGTAAATGGTTCTGGTGATAGTAAACTCATCAAAGAACGTTGTGAACAGATTAAATCACAAATTGAAGCTTCTACTTCAGATTACGATAAAGAAAAACTTCAAGAACGTCTTGCTAAACTTTCAGGTGGAGTAGCTGTACTATATGTTGGTGCTGCTTCTGAAGTTGAAATGAAAGAAAAGAAAGACCGTGTAGATGATGCTCTTTGTGCAACTAGAGCAGCTATTGAAGAAGGTATCGTTCCTGGTGGTGGTGTGGCTTATATTAGAGCGATTGAGGCTCTAGAAGGCTTAGCTGGTGAAACTGCTGATGAAGAAACTGGTATTGCTATCATTAAGCGTGCTATTGAGGAACCTCTTCGTCAAATTGTAGCAAATGCCGGAAAAGAAGGTGCTGTAGTGGTACAAAAAGTTCGTGAAGCTAAAGGCGAATTTGGTTATAATGCTCGCTATGATAGATATGAAGATCTTGTTAAAGCAGGTGTTGTTGATCCAGCAAAGGTAACTCGTGTTGCTCTAGAAAATGCGGCATCAATTGCTGGTATGTTCTTAACAACAGAATGTGTTATTGTTGATAAAAAAGAAGAAAACCCAATGCCAATGGGTGGCAACCCAATGGGAGGCATGGGAGGTATGATGTAATACATCATTTTCTCAACTATATAAAAAAGAGCTATTCCGCACGGAATAGCTCTTTTTTATACCTTATATTTTAGTGTAAATTAATTATTGTACTTATCAATAATGCTAAGTATATCTAGGGGAGTGTTTACAATAAATTGAGGATTATACTTTTGTAGTTCTTCAATAGGTCTAAATCCCCAACTTACTCCACATCCAATCAATTGAGCATTTTTTGCTGTTTGCATATCTACATCAGAATCTCCAATATATAATACCTCAGAGTTTTTCACAGGCACTATTTTTAGTATTTCATTAATTACTTGAGGATCTGGTTTGGTAGGAATTCCCTCTCTTTGACCTAGAACTGCTTTAAAGGGAATGTGAGAGAAAAAGTGCTTTATTAATGTTTCTGATCCAGCTTGATATTTATTTGTAGCAACCGCTAGTGCAATACCCTTTTCTGTTAGTGATTCCAATACGTGTAGAATGCCTTCATAGGGTTTGCTCTTATCTGTAAGATGCTCTGCATAGTAGGCAATAAATAAAGATCGCATTTTTGATATATTCTCTTGTGTCTTTTGCCCTTCAGGAAGAGCTCTCTCAAAAAGTTTATTTATTCCGTTTCCTACCATGAAATTATACTTGTCTATTTCGTGAGTAGGGTGTCCTAGTTGAGTAAGAGCATGGTTTGTACTTGCTGCCAAATCTGCTATAGTATTGAGAAGCGTTCCGTCTAAATCAAATATTGCGAGCTTAATCATATTTTCTGTCTTATAAATTCGTTAGAAAACAAAAATAATGAAACTAATCGTAAAGTCTATGTTTAAAACTATTGAGGTTCGGATTATAGTAAATATATACTTATTTTTAATTGATTTTTAAGAACTAGCTTATCCTCAGTCCTTTTATTTGCACACTTTTACCTGTTTTATGCAATTATCTGTTATATTTGCATAGTTATCAACTTAGAATAAATAGAAATAATATGAGTTATAATTTATTAAAAGGAAAAAGAGGTATTATTTTTGGTGCATTGAATGACCAATCTATTGCTTGGAAAGTTGCTGAAAGAGCTGTAGAAGAAGGTGCAACAATTACTCTATCAAATACAGCAGTAGCTGTACGTATGGGACAAGTAAGTGAGCTTGGTCAAAAGCTTAACTGTGAAGTTATTCCTGCTGATGCTACTAGCCTAGAAGACCTTGAAAATGTATTCAAAAAATCTATGGAAGTATTGGGTGGTAAAATAGACTTCGTTCTTCACTCTATTGGTATGTCTCCAAACGTTCGTAAAGGTAGAGACTATGATGACTTAAACTATGACTTCCTAAATAAGACATTGGATATTTCTGCTATATCTTTCCATAAAATGTTACAAGCTGCTAAAAAACAAGATGCTATTGCGGAAGAAGGTTCTGTATTAGCTCTTACTTATATTGCTGCTCAACGTACTTTCTGTGGATATAATGATATGGCTGATGCTAAATCTCTTTTAGAATCAATTGCTCGTAGCTTTGGTTATATCTATGGTAGATCTAGTAAGGTTCGTGTAAATACAATATCTCAATCTCCTACTATGACAACTGCAGGGCAAGGAGTTAGTGGTATGGATAAATTATTCCATTTTGCTGAAAAACTATCTCCACTAGGAAATGCAGATGCAGATGATTGTGCAAATTATTGTATGGTAATGTTCTCAGACTTAACCAAGAAAGTAACTATGCAAAATTTATATCATGATGGAGGATTCTCTAGTGTGGGTATGAGTGATGATGCTATTGAAGTTTTCGAAAAAGGATTGGAATAAGAACATTCCAATAGAATAAAATATTAAAAAAATAAGCTGTTTACTTAGTTTTAAGTGGACAGCTTATTTTGTATTATTACCTTTGTACTCTAATTAGATTGTTTTAATATGAAACCTGCATTATATTTAATTCCCGTAACACTGGGAGATACCTCCATAGAACAAGTTTTACCTGCTTATAATAAAGATATTATTCTTAGTATAAAACACTTTATCGTTGAAGATATACGTTCGGCTAGACGCTTTCTAAAAAAAGTAGATCAGGATATAGATATTGATAGTTTACGCTTTTATGAGCTCAATAAAAGAACTCCAAAAAGTCAGTTTTCAAATTATCTTGATCCTTTGCATAATGGTGAATCTATGGGTGTTATCTCAGAGGCTGGTTGCCCTGCTGTAGCAGACCCAGGTGCAGACGTTGTTGCTATTGCTCAAAAGAAAGGATTAAATGTAGTTCCTTTAGTGGGACCATCATCTATTATTTTGGGTGTTATGGCTTCTGGGTTTAATGGGCAAAGCTTTGCCTTCAATGGTTATTTACCAATAGATACCAACGAGAGAATGAAAAGTTTAAAGAACCTTGAAACTAAAATTTATCAAGAAGATCAAACTCAACTATTCATTGAAACTCCTTATCGTAATCATAAGATGTTAGATGATATTTTAGCACATTGTAGACCTCAGACTAAGCTTTGTATTGCGGCAAATATTACTTGTCCAGATGAATATATTCAAACAAAATCGGTTCAAGAATGGAAAAAAGGGGTACCCAATTTGGCTAAAGTTCCTTGTATTTTTCTCTTGTACAAATAACTTCTTTCAGATGTTGGTATTCATGTTTAAAACATTCGCTAAACATATTCTTACCCATTTGAGCTTCGACTTCTTGGAAAGTCCAAAGTCGGCCATTCTTGAAGTTTAGATTATATAGCAAATCTGGATTATCTGTCTCTACCATAAAGAGATAGATAAGTCGGTTGGTGTGTTTGTTTTCAAAATGATACATGATATTGAAGAATGGATCTACACCTTTCACTTTAGGAAAAGCATTCTTAATAAGTCTTTTGGCGCCGTGCTCTAGCGTTTCTCCATACTTTAAATAGCATTCCATGGGAATATCTATTTTATCTTGATCAATAATGCAGTTTTGTGAACGATTGCATAGGTAGAGTTTACCTTGGCTAAAAGCTGCAATTCTGATCACAGGATTAATATATTCATTCTTGTATCTGATAGCTTCTAAGGCCATCGTTTTCCCTATAACAGCTCCTTGTTTATTCACAATAGGTACATATTCTATGTGTCTTGTTATTCTGTTAAAATAAAATATAGCTATTTGGTTGAATACTATGGTCAGTAAAAATACTATTGGAGGAAGATATCTATTAAATAAAATGATGTGAGTTTCTAAGATAGGGTGGGCAGTCATCATTAATACAAGAATAAGAGCAAAATGAATGCTTGCTACCATCAAAAAAATACGTGCAGCTACAACGGCAGATTCAGCACCTTGAGCATAAAATCTCTTACTGCAAGAATCTTGTCTATCAATAAAGAAATTGATAAATCGTTGTTTGTGCATATATAAAATAGCCATCATTATAAATGCACTTATTTCAATAGTTAAAGGTAGATAACCATACGGACAGTACTTACAATAGACAAAAGTCGCTACTGTAAATAAAAATAATATTATTGTACTTATATAAAGAATAAATCTAGGAACTTTAGCTCCTTTAACAACGGCTGTTCTCAAAGAAGCTAAAGCACCTATACCAGTTCCAATATAGATAGCTATATCTTGAGATATAAATAGGCATAATACTATAGTAACTAGTATTGGTAAAAAGCCTAAAGACATATTGAAAGCTGAAGATAAATTTCCTTTTTTACTCATCTAAATCTGTTTCTTGTTCTACTACTATCAACAAATTTATCAAGATTTAGTTTTAGGATTACTTAGTAACAATATGCTTCTCTGCGTGATAGGATGACCTAACAAGAGGTGCACTTTCCACTTTATCAAAGCCTTTTGCTTCTCCTATTTCTCTGTATTTGGTAAATTGTTGAGGGGTTATATATGCAGCAACAGGGTAATGTTTTTTTGATGGTTGTAGGTATTGTCCAATCGTAAGTACTTGACAGTTAACAGCTCTTAAGTCATCCATTAGCTCATATACTTCTTCCTCAGTTTCGCCTAAGCCAACCATTATTCCTGATTTGGCACGAATACCACTATCTGCAATCTGTCGTATAACACTCAAACTCCTAGAATAGTTGGCTGCACTACGTACATTTGGAGAAATTCTTTTAATTGTTTCCATATTATGAGAGATAATATCTGGTTTAGCATCAATAACCTTCTGTATTAACTCTGGCTTGCCCTGGAAGTCTGGAATCAAAACTTCTATAGTGGTATTAGGGTTTAAACGTTTTATTTCTGTAATTGTTTTTGCCCAATGTTCTGCTCCTTGATCGGGTAAATCATCTCTATCTACCGAAGTAATGACAGCATGATCTAGTTTCATGAGAGCAATAGATTTAGCGACATTGGTTGGTTCTTCCTGATTAAGAGCAAGGGGTTTCCCCGTCATCGTATTGCAGAATTTACAACTCCGAGTACATATTTCACCTGAAATCATGAAAGTAGCAGTTCCTCTTCCCCAGCATTCTCCAAGGTTAGGACATCTTCCACTAGTGCAAATGGTGTGTAGGCAGTGGGAGTCTACAATCTTTTTAGTATCTGTGTAACGTTGGTTTGCACCGATTTTTATTTTCAGCCACTCTGGTTTTCTTACGCGTTCGTTCATAGGTTTTGTAGATTTAAAAAAGACAGCACAAGTTTATAACGTGTTAAACTATGCTGTCTTCGTGTTTTCTATTATAAATTATCTTTTAGATATTGTGTTAGTTTTGAATATAGATGATAGCGTGTGTTTCCTCCAAAAATACTATGATTCCTATTGGTGTAAACATGCATATCAAAAGGCTTATTGAGTTGTACTAACCATTCTGCATATTCAGCAGTGTGTTGGTAGTGTACATTGTCGTCATTCATTCCATGAACAATCAATAATCTACCTTGTAAATTTTCTGCTCTTGTAAATGCTGATGTAGCTTTGTATCCTTCGAAGTTTTCTTGAGGTGTTCTCATGAAACGTTCTCCATAAATTGTATCATAATACTTCCAGTCAGTAACAGGAGCAACAGCAATACCTGCTTTGAAAATTGGTGTGCCTTGGCTCATACTCATAATGGTCATATAACCTCCAAAGCTCCAGCCCCAAATGCCTATTCTCTGTCCATCAATATAACTTTGATTACTTAAATATTTAGCAGCTTCAACTTGATCTTCTGCCTCTTTTACACCCAAATAGAGATAAGTGCATTTTTTAAATTCTTCTCCTCTACCTCCTGTTCCTCTGCCATCAACACAAGCAATAATATAATCTTGAGTAGCCATATAGGTTTCCCAGCTGATACCCCATTTGTTTAATACTTGTTGGCTACCAGGTCCACTATATTGGAACATTAATACAGGGTATTTTTTATTAGGATTAAAATTAGCGGGTTTCATTAACCAACCATTTAACTCAGTGCCTGTAGATGTTTTGAATTTAAACATCTCTTTTTGAGGAAGACTATAATGAGCTAATGTACTCTTTAGATTTGTATTGTCTATTAAAGTATGCAGAGTCTTGCCATTGTTGTCATTTAAAGTTACCAACATTGGTTCTGTGAAACTTGTATACTTATTAATAAAGTACCTCATATCACCACTAAATATAGCTGTGTTTGTTCCTTTTTGGCAGGTAAGTAGAGTCTTCTTCTCTTTTCTATCTATCTTATAAATGGCGGTTTCTGTAGGATTACCCTCATTACTTTCTACATAGAAACAGTTTTCTTTTTCATTCCATCCTAAGAAGTTTTTTACTTCGTAATTGCCTTTTGTGACTTGCTTTACTAAGTTCCCATTCATATTATACCAATATAAATGGGAATAGCCATCCCTTTCACTAATGAAGCTAAAGTTGTTGTCATAAAAGTGAACATTATCAAGCACGCTTTCTTCAATATAGTATTTACTTTCTTCTCTGAGAGCAAGTTTAGATACGGTAGACTTTGGATTAGTAAAATAGATATCGAGCCTATTCTGGTGTCTATTCATGGTGAACACAGCAAGCTTTTCTGCATCTTTAGTAAAGCGGATGCGAGGAATATATCCATCAGCATCTAAAGGAACCTGAAGTTGTCTGGTTACCTTTGACTTGATATCAAATGAATGTACAGATATTTTAGAATTGGGCTCTCCAGCTTTAGGGTATTTATATGTGTATTGTCCTGGGTATAGTTCAAATTGCTTATAATGTGGAGCTTGACCAGCAAATAGAGGGAAAGAATAAGAAGGAACTTCTGATTCATCGAACTTAATGTAGGCTAGCATTTTATTGTCTGCACTAAACTCTAGAGCTCTGTTGAAGCCAAATTCTTCTTCATAAACCCAATCAGGAATACCATTAAGTATTTTATTAAATTCACCGTCAGTGGTTATTTGTGACTCACTATTTCCGTACAGAAATTTGACTAAAAAGATATTGTTGTCTCGTACAAAAGCAACCATATGCCCATCAGGGGAGAATACGGGTGATTGTTGAGGACCAAAGTCAGAAAGAGGTTCTAGTACATTACGCTCTATGGTATAAATGTAGTGTATAGCAGTATAAGATCTTCTATAAATTGATTTTTTATCTGTGGCGATTAATATTTTCGATTCATCAGGCGAAAAAGTATAGTTGTTAAATGATTTAATATTGCTATCTCTAGCTGTTTTAACATCAAAAACAGTCGATACTGGTTTCCCTGTTTTGAAAGAGTATTTAATAATTTGAGTGCCCTCTGGATTCATTTGAGTGTAG is part of the Bacteroides coprosuis DSM 18011 genome and harbors:
- a CDS encoding putative transmembrane protein (KEGG: bfs:BF0897 putative transmembrane protein~SPTR: Putative uncharacterized protein;~IMG reference gene:2504106428), whose amino-acid sequence is MSKKGNLSSAFNMSLGFLPILVTIVLCLFISQDIAIYIGTGIGALASLRTAVVKGAKVPRFILYISTIILFLFTVATFVYCKYCPYGYLPLTIEISAFIMMAILYMHKQRFINFFIDRQDSCSKRFYAQGAESAVVAARIFLMVASIHFALILVLMMTAHPILETHIILFNRYLPPIVFLLTIVFNQIAIFYFNRITRHIEYVPIVNKQGAVIGKTMALEAIRYKNEYINPVIRIAAFSQGKLYLCNRSQNCIIDQDKIDIPMECYLKYGETLEHGAKRLIKNAFPKVKGVDPFFNIMYHFENKHTNRLIYLFMVETDNPDLLYNLNFKNGRLWTFQEVEAQMGKNMFSECFKHEYQHLKEVICTREKYKEL
- a CDS encoding Lipoyl synthase (COGs: COG0320 Lipoate synthase~HAMAP: Lipoate synthase~InterPro IPR007197:IPR006638:IPR003698~KEGG: bfs:BF0898 lipoyl synthase~PFAM: Radical SAM~PRIAM: Lipoyl synthase~SMART: Elongator protein 3/MiaB/NifB~SPTR: Putative uncharacterized protein;~TIGRFAM: Lipoate synthase~IMG reference gene:2504106429~PFAM: Radical SAM superfamily~TIGRFAM: lipoate synthase) — protein: MNERVRKPEWLKIKIGANQRYTDTKKIVDSHCLHTICTSGRCPNLGECWGRGTATFMISGEICTRSCKFCNTMTGKPLALNQEEPTNVAKSIALMKLDHAVITSVDRDDLPDQGAEHWAKTITEIKRLNPNTTIEVLIPDFQGKPELIQKVIDAKPDIISHNMETIKRISPNVRSAANYSRSLSVIRQIADSGIRAKSGIMVGLGETEEEVYELMDDLRAVNCQVLTIGQYLQPSKKHYPVAAYITPQQFTKYREIGEAKGFDKVESAPLVRSSYHAEKHIVTK
- a CDS encoding Dipeptidyl-peptidase IV (COGs: COG1506 Dipeptidyl aminopeptidase/acylaminoacyl-peptidase~InterPro IPR002469:IPR001375~KEGG: bfs:BF0899 putative dipeptidyl peptidase~PFAM: Peptidase S9B, dipeptidylpeptidase IV N-terminal; Peptidase S9, prolyl oligopeptidase, catalytic domain~PRIAM: Dipeptidyl-peptidase IV~SPTR: Dipeptidyl peptidase IV;~IMG reference gene:2504106430~PFAM: Prolyl oligopeptidase family; Dipeptidyl peptidase IV (DPP IV) N-terminal region), producing MRNLQLTLLLCLFSIGCMAQGGKQIELKDIVQGKYIPENIYGIVPMNDGEHYTQMNPEGTQIIKYSFKTGKPVSTVFDVKTARDSNIKSFNNYTFSPDESKILIATDKKSIYRRSYTAIHYIYTIERNVLEPLSDFGPQQSPVFSPDGHMVAFVRDNNIFLVKFLYGNSESQITTDGEFNKILNGIPDWVYEEEFGFNRALEFSADNKMLAYIKFDESEVPSYSFPLFAGQAPHYKQFELYPGQYTYKYPKAGEPNSKISVHSFDIKSKVTRQLQVPLDADGYIPRIRFTKDAEKLAVFTMNRHQNRLDIYFTNPKSTVSKLALREESKYYIEESVLDNVHFYDNNFSFISERDGYSHLYWYNMNGNLVKQVTKGNYEVKNFLGWNEKENCFYVESNEGNPTETAIYKIDRKEKKTLLTCQKGTNTAIFSGDMRYFINKYTSFTEPMLVTLNDNNGKTLHTLIDNTNLKSTLAHYSLPQKEMFKFKTSTGTELNGWLMKPANFNPNKKYPVLMFQYSGPGSQQVLNKWGISWETYMATQDYIIACVDGRGTGGRGEEFKKCTYLYLGVKEAEDQVEAAKYLSNQSYIDGQRIGIWGWSFGGYMTIMSMSQGTPIFKAGIAVAPVTDWKYYDTIYGERFMRTPQENFEGYKATSAFTRAENLQGRLLIVHGMNDDNVHYQHTAEYAEWLVQLNKPFDMHVYTNRNHSIFGGNTRYHLYSKLTQYLKDNL